The following proteins come from a genomic window of Actinomarinicola tropica:
- a CDS encoding DUF6544 family protein: MIDLPALEARLAVPALADVVSEDDLAGLPEPAARYLRHAAPPGTPIARAARIEMAGRIRIGRWLRFRAREVLAPLEGFVWSARVGGVIVGSDHYADGEGALDWRLLGRVPLVHAEGADVSRSAAGRAAGEAAWLPTVLLPRFGAEWRADDDRHATVTFAVDGQEPVDADLVVGADGELLAMTYRRWGDPDGAGTFGWHDFRMTAEAEGDVAGMRVPVAGRVGWGDTDFFHYEITSLAPVPSACGAG, translated from the coding sequence ATGATCGACCTCCCGGCCCTCGAGGCTCGCCTCGCCGTCCCCGCGTTGGCGGACGTCGTCAGCGAGGACGACCTGGCGGGCCTGCCCGAGCCGGCGGCGCGGTACCTGCGCCACGCCGCGCCCCCAGGGACGCCGATCGCGCGCGCCGCCCGCATCGAGATGGCCGGCCGGATCCGCATCGGCCGGTGGCTCCGGTTCCGGGCCCGCGAGGTGCTCGCCCCGCTGGAGGGGTTCGTGTGGTCGGCCAGGGTCGGCGGGGTGATCGTCGGCTCGGACCACTACGCCGACGGTGAGGGCGCGCTCGACTGGCGACTGCTCGGCCGCGTCCCGCTCGTGCACGCCGAGGGCGCGGACGTCAGCCGCAGCGCCGCCGGACGAGCCGCAGGTGAGGCGGCGTGGCTCCCGACGGTGCTGCTGCCCCGGTTCGGCGCGGAGTGGCGGGCCGACGACGACCGCCACGCCACGGTGACCTTCGCCGTCGATGGCCAGGAGCCGGTCGACGCCGACCTGGTCGTCGGCGCGGACGGCGAGCTGCTCGCCATGACCTACCGGCGCTGGGGCGACCCCGACGGCGCCGGGACGTTCGGCTGGCACGACTTCCGCATGACCGCTGAGGCGGAGGGTGACGTCGCCGGCATGCGGGTCCCGGTGGCCGGCCGCGTCGGATGGGGCGACACGGACTTCTTCCACTACGAGATCACCTCCCTGGCGCCCGTCCCCTCCGCCTGCGGCGCCGGCTGA
- a CDS encoding undecaprenyl-diphosphate phosphatase: MPPPPETGTSPRVRARRLPRIAVGVGLAVVVAVLAWSVVESGDQALSIPEALLLGVVEGITEYLPVSSTGHLNVVNDLLGLTDTEAGTDAANAYAIVIQLGAILAVLGLYRQRIARTLRAVLVPRSDDDDGRRLALALVAAFVPAGLTAFVFGDLIKDRLFGMWPTLVAWFVGGLVILWWSRKGRSGDRPLDDITLRDGLIIGVVQILALWPGVSRSLVTIIAAMSRRFGAVAAVEISFLLGLITLGIATVYEGWDSGGTIVDEFGLAAPLVGLAAALVSAAVAVRWLVTYLERRGLEVFGWYRIAIAVVGAGLLAAGVI; the protein is encoded by the coding sequence GTGCCTCCCCCGCCCGAGACCGGAACCTCGCCGCGCGTCCGCGCCCGTCGCCTCCCCCGGATCGCCGTCGGCGTCGGCCTCGCCGTCGTGGTGGCGGTCCTCGCGTGGTCGGTCGTCGAGTCGGGCGACCAGGCGCTGTCGATCCCCGAGGCGCTCCTCCTCGGCGTGGTCGAGGGCATCACCGAGTACCTCCCGGTCAGCTCGACCGGCCACCTGAACGTCGTCAACGACCTCCTCGGCCTCACCGACACCGAGGCGGGCACCGACGCCGCCAACGCCTACGCCATCGTCATCCAGCTCGGCGCCATCCTCGCCGTGCTCGGGCTCTACCGGCAGCGGATCGCCCGGACGCTGCGCGCCGTGCTCGTCCCCCGCAGCGACGACGACGACGGTCGCCGGCTGGCGCTGGCGCTCGTGGCTGCCTTCGTGCCCGCGGGGCTCACGGCGTTCGTGTTCGGCGACCTCATCAAGGACCGCCTCTTCGGCATGTGGCCGACCCTGGTCGCCTGGTTCGTCGGCGGCCTGGTCATCTTGTGGTGGAGCCGCAAGGGACGCAGCGGCGATCGGCCCCTCGACGACATCACGCTGCGCGACGGGCTGATCATCGGCGTCGTCCAGATCCTCGCCCTGTGGCCCGGCGTCAGCCGCAGCCTGGTGACGATCATCGCCGCGATGAGCCGCCGGTTCGGCGCGGTGGCGGCGGTCGAGATCAGCTTCCTGCTCGGCCTCATCACCCTGGGCATCGCCACCGTCTACGAGGGGTGGGACTCGGGCGGCACGATCGTCGACGAGTTCGGGCTCGCCGCCCCCCTGGTCGGCCTCGCGGCCGCGCTGGTGTCCGCAGCGGTCGCCGTGCGGTGGCTCGTCACCTACCTCGAGCGCCGCGGCCTCGAGGTGTTCGGGTGGTACCGGATCGCGATCGCCGTCGTCGGTGCCGGCCTCCTCGCTGCCGGCGTCATCTGA
- a CDS encoding cobalamin B12-binding domain-containing protein gives MTDVVMERYLARLVAGDPHGAVGVASELIAAGRSLDQVVEELVCRAQVEVGRRWERNEWSVAQEHAATGASEAVLAALGALAGPERPTSQGSLVAVCVEGEWHTLALRVIAEIVGRSGWDVTFLGPSVPAAQLARYLHDLGPDGLLLSCSVALNLGGARRVIEATRETGTPVLAGGRGFGTDDRRALLLGANAWAGSAVGAVEVLGTWSRFTDPAPPLTHAGYGEHRTIERTSADLVDASMAALVAAFPAVASYDEEQVHRTREDLGYLLGFTSAALLVDDVDLLHEYVTWLDAVLSARGLPEQVVPVTLGAVATALDGSLPLAAAMVRDAASAR, from the coding sequence GTGACCGACGTCGTGATGGAGCGCTACCTCGCCCGGCTCGTGGCCGGCGACCCGCACGGCGCGGTCGGCGTCGCGTCCGAGCTCATCGCTGCGGGCCGCTCGCTCGACCAGGTCGTCGAGGAGCTGGTGTGCCGCGCCCAGGTGGAGGTCGGACGCCGCTGGGAGCGCAACGAGTGGTCGGTGGCCCAAGAGCACGCCGCCACCGGGGCGAGCGAAGCGGTCCTCGCCGCGCTCGGTGCCCTGGCCGGGCCCGAGCGACCGACCTCGCAGGGGTCCCTCGTCGCCGTGTGCGTGGAAGGGGAGTGGCACACCCTGGCCCTGCGCGTCATCGCCGAGATCGTCGGCCGGTCGGGGTGGGACGTGACGTTCCTCGGTCCGTCGGTGCCAGCGGCCCAGCTCGCCCGGTACCTGCACGACCTCGGTCCCGACGGCCTCCTCCTCAGCTGCTCGGTGGCGCTCAACCTCGGCGGAGCCCGCCGGGTCATCGAGGCCACCCGGGAGACCGGCACCCCTGTGCTCGCCGGTGGGCGCGGCTTCGGCACCGACGACCGCCGGGCGCTCCTCCTCGGCGCCAACGCCTGGGCCGGCAGCGCCGTCGGTGCGGTCGAGGTGCTCGGCACCTGGTCCCGGTTCACCGATCCGGCCCCGCCGCTCACCCATGCCGGCTACGGCGAGCACCGCACGATCGAGCGGACCTCCGCCGACCTCGTCGATGCCTCGATGGCGGCGCTCGTCGCCGCGTTCCCCGCCGTCGCCTCCTACGACGAGGAGCAGGTGCACCGCACCCGCGAGGACCTCGGCTACCTGCTCGGCTTCACGTCCGCGGCGTTGCTCGTCGATGACGTCGACCTGCTCCACGAGTACGTCACCTGGCTCGACGCCGTGCTGTCCGCACGCGGGCTGCCCGAGCAGGTCGTCCCCGTCACGCTCGGCGCGGTCGCCACGGCGTTGGACGGGTCGCTGCCGCTCGCCGCCGCCATGGTGCGCGACGCCGCCTCGGCCCGCTGA
- a CDS encoding carboxymuconolactone decarboxylase family protein, with translation MTLHEIAPAGVRAVHALETEVRAHIDHRLMELVKVRASIINGCAYCVDMHGTDLLDGGEDVRRVLAVTTWRESPFFTPAERAALALTDAVTRLGEHGVDDDVWAAAVDAHGEEGTAWLLLAIATINVWNRVAVPTHAQPPGLAAA, from the coding sequence ATGACGTTGCACGAGATCGCTCCCGCGGGCGTGCGCGCCGTCCACGCGCTCGAGACCGAGGTGCGGGCGCACATCGATCACCGTCTGATGGAGCTCGTGAAGGTCCGGGCCTCGATCATCAACGGCTGCGCCTACTGCGTCGACATGCACGGCACCGACCTGCTCGACGGCGGCGAGGACGTGCGCCGGGTGCTCGCCGTCACCACCTGGCGGGAGTCGCCCTTCTTCACCCCGGCCGAGCGCGCCGCTCTGGCGCTGACCGACGCCGTCACCCGCCTCGGCGAGCACGGCGTGGACGACGACGTCTGGGCGGCGGCGGTCGACGCCCACGGGGAGGAGGGCACCGCCTGGCTGCTCCTCGCCATCGCGACCATCAACGTCTGGAACCGGGTCGCGGTCCCCACCCACGCCCAACCCCCGGGACTGGCCGCGGCATGA
- a CDS encoding PP2C family protein-serine/threonine phosphatase: MPLDDALLPAPPGTDPWIVMSAVPQGIVIVDEDDRVAWANPAAVELLERPATELVGATADLVEGIAAAAGVQVDRRPTPDGGGSVLLLRGDDRAAAETSLLGEASDRLSGSLHLGRTMALIAELVVPRMADACTVGFVEGRVLRRTGAVVTDDGGVDHVAEEDVPVSTAAALTRRAWRTGSAELHQVVDPGAAVPEGAAWSTLRDLELGSAMVVPLRARGVTLGALVLLRRTGREPFGAADLRLAEAFARRAAIALDNAALYRDRSLVARMLQQSLLPALLPDIPHLDVGARYRPLVMVSEIGGDFYDVFPTGGDRWAVVVGDVCGKGLGAAAMTGLARHSVRTAAIQADAPSGVLAALNDTILSEDGSRHCTVVYANVEPTLGGADVTIASGGHPPPFVLRADGAVEEVPVRGTLLGVLPEPRLTDVAVHLGPGDSLVLYTDGVIEARVDRREFGEPRLRQTLAESRGLSADAVAEHVLQEVADFVRSDQTDDIAVVVVRVPGGSDA, encoded by the coding sequence ATGCCCCTCGACGACGCCCTCCTCCCCGCGCCGCCGGGCACCGATCCGTGGATCGTCATGTCGGCGGTGCCCCAGGGCATCGTGATCGTCGACGAGGACGACCGGGTGGCGTGGGCCAACCCTGCCGCCGTCGAGCTGCTCGAACGGCCGGCCACCGAGCTCGTGGGCGCCACGGCGGACCTCGTCGAAGGGATCGCGGCCGCTGCCGGCGTGCAGGTCGACCGACGCCCGACCCCGGACGGCGGCGGTTCCGTGCTCCTCCTCCGAGGCGACGACCGCGCCGCAGCCGAGACCTCCCTCCTCGGGGAGGCGAGCGACCGCCTGTCGGGGTCGCTGCACCTGGGACGCACGATGGCGTTGATCGCCGAGCTGGTGGTGCCCCGGATGGCCGACGCGTGCACCGTCGGGTTCGTCGAGGGCCGCGTCCTGCGCCGCACGGGGGCGGTCGTCACCGACGACGGCGGGGTCGACCACGTCGCGGAGGAGGACGTGCCGGTCTCGACCGCGGCGGCCCTCACCCGGAGGGCGTGGCGCACGGGGAGCGCCGAGCTCCACCAGGTGGTCGATCCCGGCGCGGCCGTCCCGGAGGGTGCGGCCTGGTCGACCCTCCGCGACCTCGAGCTCGGGTCGGCCATGGTCGTGCCGCTGCGCGCCCGGGGGGTGACGCTCGGCGCGCTGGTGCTGCTGCGTCGCACCGGCCGGGAGCCCTTCGGCGCCGCCGACCTCCGCCTGGCCGAGGCCTTCGCCCGGCGGGCGGCCATCGCCCTCGACAACGCCGCGCTCTACCGCGACCGCAGCCTCGTCGCCCGCATGCTCCAGCAGTCGCTGCTGCCGGCGCTGCTGCCCGACATCCCGCACCTCGACGTCGGTGCCCGCTACCGCCCGCTCGTGATGGTGAGCGAGATCGGCGGCGACTTCTACGACGTGTTCCCGACCGGTGGCGACCGGTGGGCGGTCGTCGTCGGCGACGTCTGCGGCAAGGGCCTCGGCGCCGCGGCGATGACGGGGCTCGCCCGCCACTCCGTGCGCACCGCAGCGATCCAGGCCGATGCCCCCAGCGGGGTGCTGGCCGCGCTCAACGACACGATCCTCTCCGAGGACGGGTCTCGCCACTGCACCGTCGTCTACGCCAACGTCGAGCCGACGCTCGGCGGCGCCGACGTCACGATCGCGTCGGGCGGGCACCCGCCGCCGTTCGTCCTCCGCGCCGACGGCGCGGTCGAGGAGGTGCCGGTGCGCGGCACGCTCCTCGGGGTGCTCCCCGAGCCGCGGCTCACCGACGTGGCGGTGCACCTCGGCCCCGGCGACTCGCTCGTCCTCTACACCGACGGCGTGATCGAGGCCCGGGTCGATCGACGGGAGTTCGGCGAGCCCCGGCTGCGCCAGACGCTGGCCGAGTCGCGTGGCCTGAGCGCCGACGCCGTCGCCGAGCACGTCCTGCAGGAGGTCGCCGACTTCGTGCGCAGCGACCAGACCGACGACATCGCCGTCGTCGTCGTGCGGGTGCCGGGAGGGTCCGATGCCTGA
- the sigJ gene encoding RNA polymerase sigma factor SigJ, producing the protein MNVEVDEARLRAVAVGVAYRMLGSRTDAEDLAQDALVRFLRATTREPARNAEALVTTITTRLALDHLRSARVARETYIGPWLPEPVVDDPLRDPDRAAELAASVSFAMLVVLDSLSPAERAAFVLHDVFGWGYRELTTTLDRSEAACRQLVSRARRSLAANHGQGGVRADPEEHEVLLDRFLRAARGGDVDGLLELLAPDAVLVSDGGADVRAARHPIVGLERIARFLRRVGPAALGAGTIERARLNGEPGFVVRTPTGTHLAGTIEVHGGRITAIRWVLNRSKLRWVDT; encoded by the coding sequence ATGAACGTCGAGGTGGACGAGGCGCGCCTCCGGGCGGTGGCGGTCGGCGTCGCGTACCGGATGCTCGGCAGCCGGACCGACGCCGAGGACCTCGCGCAGGACGCCCTCGTGCGGTTCCTGCGCGCCACGACGAGGGAGCCGGCGCGCAATGCCGAGGCCCTCGTCACCACGATCACCACCCGCCTCGCCCTCGACCACCTCCGGTCGGCCCGGGTCGCCCGGGAGACCTACATCGGCCCGTGGCTCCCGGAGCCCGTGGTCGACGATCCGCTCCGCGACCCGGATCGCGCTGCGGAGCTCGCCGCCTCGGTCTCGTTCGCGATGCTCGTCGTGCTCGACTCGCTGTCGCCGGCCGAGCGCGCCGCCTTCGTGCTGCACGACGTGTTCGGCTGGGGCTACCGCGAGCTGACCACGACGCTCGACCGCTCCGAGGCGGCCTGTCGACAGCTCGTCTCGCGGGCCCGACGGAGCCTCGCCGCGAACCACGGGCAGGGAGGCGTCCGGGCCGACCCCGAGGAGCACGAGGTGCTCCTCGACCGCTTCCTCCGCGCCGCACGCGGCGGGGACGTCGACGGCCTGCTCGAGCTGCTGGCGCCCGACGCGGTGCTCGTCAGCGACGGCGGCGCCGACGTGCGCGCGGCTCGCCACCCCATCGTGGGCCTGGAGCGCATCGCCCGCTTCCTCCGGCGCGTGGGCCCCGCCGCGCTCGGCGCCGGCACGATCGAACGGGCCCGGCTGAACGGCGAACCGGGGTTCGTGGTGCGCACCCCGACGGGCACGCACCTGGCCGGCACGATCGAGGTGCACGGCGGTCGCATCACCGCGATCCGTTGGGTGCTGAACCGCAGCAAGCTGCGCTGGGTCGACACCTGA
- a CDS encoding NUDIX hydrolase, with product MSEAPTPVRPAATVVLLRDEPGGVETLMLRRSSKGAFGGMWVFPGGRVDDDDRTDDDPDDEVPARRAAVREAIEECALRLEPHELVPFSHWTPPPETPVRFATWFFVARASDGDVLVDGHEIHDHAWLSPREVMARRDRGEVDLAPPTFVTLHDLAEAGTVDEVIAMAAARRPIPRYETRFGRGGDVQVCMWHGDDGYDTADATVGGARHRLWMRPDGWVYERS from the coding sequence ATGTCCGAGGCCCCCACCCCCGTCCGTCCTGCGGCCACCGTGGTCCTGCTGCGGGACGAGCCGGGCGGGGTCGAGACGCTGATGCTGCGACGCAGCTCCAAGGGCGCGTTCGGTGGCATGTGGGTGTTCCCCGGCGGCCGGGTCGACGACGACGACCGCACGGACGACGACCCCGACGACGAGGTCCCGGCCCGGCGCGCCGCGGTGCGGGAGGCGATCGAGGAGTGCGCGCTGCGGCTCGAGCCCCACGAACTGGTGCCGTTCTCCCACTGGACACCGCCGCCGGAGACGCCCGTGCGCTTCGCCACGTGGTTCTTCGTCGCCCGCGCCTCCGACGGTGACGTCCTCGTCGACGGCCACGAGATCCACGACCACGCCTGGCTGTCACCGCGCGAGGTGATGGCCCGACGGGACCGGGGCGAGGTCGACCTCGCCCCGCCCACCTTCGTCACCCTTCACGACCTGGCCGAGGCCGGCACCGTCGACGAGGTCATCGCCATGGCGGCGGCCCGGCGACCGATCCCCCGCTACGAGACCCGGTTCGGGCGGGGCGGCGACGTCCAGGTGTGCATGTGGCACGGCGACGACGGCTACGACACGGCCGACGCCACGGTGGGCGGGGCCCGCCACCGCCTGTGGATGCGCCCCGACGGCTGGGTCTACGAGCGCAGCTGA
- a CDS encoding antibiotic biosynthesis monooxygenase family protein, translating into MPEPREPAFVVSSEVHVEVDGADGLEGAFRDRLGAVDGWPGFRHLEVWRDVTRPGQYLMVSWWDAREDWVAYMRSDAHGRSHARMPDDPAPRAAGVRRWELVAE; encoded by the coding sequence ATGCCTGAGCCGCGCGAGCCGGCGTTCGTCGTGTCGAGCGAGGTGCACGTCGAGGTGGACGGGGCGGACGGCCTCGAGGGCGCCTTCCGTGACCGCCTCGGCGCGGTCGACGGATGGCCCGGGTTCCGCCACCTCGAGGTGTGGCGCGACGTCACGCGCCCTGGCCAGTACCTGATGGTCTCGTGGTGGGACGCCCGTGAGGACTGGGTCGCGTACATGCGCAGCGACGCCCACGGCCGGTCGCACGCGCGGATGCCGGACGACCCCGCACCCCGCGCCGCCGGTGTGCGCCGGTGGGAGCTGGTGGCCGAGTGA
- a CDS encoding siderophore-interacting protein: MDRLRRPPPDFRRAEVVAVDRRTPRLVRLTLAGDDLVGFDAPEPAASLRLLLPREGPGTPLELPSWNGNEFRFADDARPPIRTLTPLSPDPEHGRVEVEVVLHGDGALSRWAEAEPLGDEVAVSGPGRGFVPDPEVARLLLVGDESAVPAVGQLLEWLPPAVHVDVVLEVVDDDAEPSLPGRDGTEVVRCVAAPDDPPGAAMLAAMQEQPLIDDVVVWAAGEAAAVQKLRKLLGERGVPRSRTVVRGYWKHGRAGAGS, from the coding sequence GTGGACCGACTGCGCCGACCGCCGCCCGACTTCCGACGCGCCGAGGTGGTGGCGGTCGACCGACGCACGCCGCGGCTGGTGCGGCTGACGCTCGCCGGGGACGACCTCGTCGGCTTCGACGCCCCCGAACCGGCGGCCAGCCTGCGGCTGCTCCTGCCGCGCGAGGGTCCGGGCACACCGCTCGAGCTGCCGTCGTGGAACGGCAACGAGTTCCGCTTCGCGGATGACGCGCGCCCGCCGATCCGCACCCTCACCCCGCTGTCGCCCGACCCCGAGCACGGGCGCGTCGAGGTGGAGGTCGTGCTGCACGGCGACGGCGCGCTGTCGCGCTGGGCCGAGGCGGAGCCGCTCGGCGACGAGGTCGCCGTCTCCGGCCCGGGCCGCGGCTTCGTCCCCGACCCCGAGGTCGCCCGGCTGCTGCTGGTGGGCGACGAGTCCGCGGTGCCCGCCGTGGGCCAGCTCCTCGAGTGGCTCCCGCCGGCCGTCCACGTCGACGTCGTCCTCGAGGTGGTCGACGACGACGCCGAGCCGTCGCTCCCGGGACGCGACGGCACCGAGGTGGTGCGGTGCGTCGCGGCACCCGACGACCCACCCGGCGCGGCGATGCTCGCCGCGATGCAGGAGCAGCCCCTCATCGACGACGTCGTGGTGTGGGCCGCCGGCGAGGCGGCGGCGGTGCAGAAGCTGCGCAAGCTGCTCGGCGAGCGGGGCGTGCCACGGAGCCGCACGGTCGTGCGCGGCTACTGGAAGCACGGCCGTGCCGGCGCGGGCAGCTGA
- a CDS encoding ABC1 kinase family protein produces the protein MSTSLRVGHLGRYARIAALLVKHGRSATFGPLGDPPPVDADDDLATEEDARALVDELESMGPTFVKLGQALSTRADLLPPVYLDALADLRDAVEPIPFAEVEQVVERELGVRMSQGFRSFDHEPLASASLGQVHRAVLRDGRPVAVKVQRPEIRERVVDDMDVIEELAGFAADHTRTGRQLGFRSLAREFRRTTMAELDYRREASNLRLMGEHLAELDLIWVPQPIDDYTTSAVLTMELVEGRSVAALTPVGRLDVDGAALAEQLFRAYLEQILLHGFLHADPHPGNVMLTDDGRLGLIDLGMVAHLDEATQDHVIRLLGALSDGDAPKVAVELREMSTPLDSWDETEFRERIGHLVHTYRTITMAELDAGRVVGELAAIAADCGLRPPSTLTLVGKALLNLDHVVRLLDPELDPNELIERHVASIVERRMMSAASPAALLSLAMEGKEFVERLPGRVNKVMDALAEGQMTLNVRGIDEAELMRTARALANRLTSGLVVAALIIGAAMLMRIESDWTILGYPGIAMVLFLVASLLGLWLVVTSIMEDR, from the coding sequence ATGAGCACATCTCTGCGCGTGGGCCACCTCGGACGTTACGCACGCATCGCCGCCCTCCTCGTGAAGCACGGCCGTTCGGCCACGTTCGGTCCGCTGGGCGATCCGCCGCCCGTCGACGCCGACGACGACCTCGCCACCGAGGAGGACGCCCGAGCCCTGGTGGACGAGCTCGAGTCGATGGGCCCGACGTTCGTGAAGCTCGGCCAGGCGCTCTCGACCCGCGCCGACCTGCTGCCGCCGGTGTACCTCGACGCCCTCGCCGACCTGCGCGACGCGGTCGAGCCCATCCCCTTCGCCGAGGTCGAGCAGGTCGTCGAGCGGGAGCTCGGTGTGCGGATGTCCCAGGGGTTCCGGTCCTTCGACCACGAGCCGCTGGCGTCCGCGTCGCTCGGCCAGGTGCACCGCGCCGTGCTGCGCGACGGGCGTCCGGTGGCGGTGAAGGTCCAACGGCCGGAGATCCGCGAGCGCGTCGTCGACGACATGGACGTCATCGAGGAGCTGGCCGGCTTCGCCGCCGACCACACGAGGACCGGCCGCCAGCTCGGCTTCCGATCGTTGGCCCGCGAGTTCCGCCGCACGACGATGGCCGAGCTGGACTACCGCCGCGAAGCGTCGAACCTCCGACTGATGGGCGAGCACCTGGCGGAGCTCGACCTCATCTGGGTGCCCCAACCCATCGACGACTACACGACCTCGGCGGTGCTGACGATGGAGCTGGTCGAGGGCCGCAGCGTCGCCGCCCTCACCCCCGTCGGGCGCCTCGACGTCGACGGCGCGGCGCTGGCCGAGCAGCTGTTCCGGGCGTACCTGGAGCAGATCCTCCTCCACGGCTTCCTCCACGCCGATCCGCACCCCGGCAACGTGATGCTCACCGACGACGGTCGGCTCGGGCTCATCGACCTCGGCATGGTCGCCCACCTCGACGAGGCCACCCAGGACCACGTGATCCGGCTCCTCGGCGCGCTGAGCGACGGCGACGCGCCGAAGGTCGCGGTCGAGCTGCGCGAGATGTCGACCCCGCTCGATTCGTGGGACGAGACGGAGTTCCGGGAGCGGATCGGCCATCTGGTGCACACCTACCGCACCATCACGATGGCCGAGCTCGACGCCGGCCGCGTGGTGGGCGAGCTGGCGGCGATCGCCGCCGACTGCGGCCTGCGGCCCCCGTCGACGCTCACGCTGGTCGGCAAGGCGCTGCTGAACCTCGACCACGTGGTGCGCCTGCTCGACCCCGAGCTCGACCCCAACGAGCTCATCGAGCGCCACGTCGCCTCGATCGTGGAGCGACGGATGATGTCGGCCGCCTCCCCGGCGGCGCTCCTCTCCCTGGCCATGGAGGGAAAGGAGTTCGTCGAGCGGCTCCCCGGTCGGGTCAACAAGGTGATGGATGCGCTGGCCGAGGGGCAGATGACCCTGAACGTCCGCGGCATCGACGAGGCCGAGCTGATGCGGACCGCACGCGCCCTGGCCAACCGCCTGACCTCCGGCCTTGTCGTCGCGGCCCTCATCATCGGCGCCGCCATGCTCATGCGCATCGAGTCCGACTGGACGATCCTCGGGTACCCGGGCATCGCGATGGTGCTGTTCCTCGTGGCATCGCTGCTCGGGCTGTGGCTGGTCGTCACGTCGATCATGGAGGACCGATGA
- a CDS encoding LLM class F420-dependent oxidoreductase, which yields MRMGLSLTEASGPDALDRLREQIAGAAADGFDSAWMANIFGLDALTALAVAGREVPGIELGTAVVPTYPRHAATLAQQALTVQAALDGRLALGIGLSHQMVIENMFGYSFDKPARHMREYLEILLPLLREGRASFTGETMKAELAMSGPREHETPVLLAALAPRMLHLAGAVADGTILWMTGPDTIESHIVPKLTAAASDAGRPAPRVVCTLPICVTDDPDGARERTSATLTIYGQLPSYRAMLDMEGAAGPGDVALVGDEEQVARQIDHLAEIGVTDFVAACVGDRDEIARTRELLRSRLAN from the coding sequence ATGCGGATGGGCCTGTCGTTGACGGAGGCCTCCGGTCCCGACGCCCTCGACCGGCTGCGGGAGCAGATCGCCGGCGCGGCGGCCGACGGCTTCGACTCGGCGTGGATGGCCAACATCTTCGGGCTCGATGCCCTCACCGCCCTCGCCGTCGCCGGTCGCGAGGTGCCCGGCATCGAGCTCGGCACCGCCGTCGTGCCCACCTACCCCCGCCACGCGGCCACCCTGGCCCAGCAGGCGCTCACCGTGCAGGCGGCGCTCGACGGGCGCCTGGCCCTCGGCATCGGCCTGTCGCACCAGATGGTCATCGAGAACATGTTCGGCTACTCGTTCGACAAGCCGGCCCGCCACATGCGCGAGTACCTCGAGATCCTGCTGCCGCTCCTGCGAGAGGGTCGGGCCAGCTTCACCGGCGAGACGATGAAGGCCGAGCTCGCCATGTCCGGCCCGCGCGAGCACGAGACGCCGGTGCTGCTCGCCGCGCTCGCACCGCGGATGCTCCACCTGGCCGGCGCCGTCGCCGACGGCACCATCCTCTGGATGACCGGACCGGACACGATCGAGAGCCACATCGTGCCGAAGCTCACTGCCGCGGCCTCGGACGCGGGACGGCCCGCGCCACGCGTCGTGTGCACCCTGCCGATCTGCGTCACCGACGATCCCGACGGGGCCCGCGAGCGCACCAGCGCCACGCTCACCATCTACGGCCAGCTGCCCTCCTACCGGGCGATGCTTGACATGGAGGGCGCCGCCGGACCGGGCGACGTGGCCCTCGTCGGCGACGAGGAGCAGGTGGCGCGCCAGATCGACCACCTGGCCGAGATCGGCGTGACCGACTTCGTCGCCGCCTGCGTCGGCGACCGCGACGAGATCGCCCGCACCCGCGAGCTGCTGCGGTCCCGCCTCGCGAACTGA